A window from Borrelia sp. P9F1 encodes these proteins:
- a CDS encoding ATP-dependent Clp protease proteolytic subunit has protein sequence MECKDLKAQTELHRALEFSLKSRAIVITGEINKDTSKLFQEKILFLEASDYAKPIFVYIDSEGGDIDAGFAIFNMIRFVKPKVFTIGVGLVASAGALIFLASDSKSRFSLPRARYLLHQPLSGFKGVATDIEIYANELNKIKRELNDIIAKETGQKLSRVEKDTDRDFWLTSEDAMKYGLVFKIVETRLELEKSIT, from the coding sequence ATGGAATGTAAAGATCTTAAGGCTCAAACGGAATTGCATCGGGCATTGGAGTTTTCATTAAAGAGTAGAGCAATAGTCATCACAGGAGAGATTAATAAGGATACTTCGAAGTTATTTCAGGAGAAGATATTGTTTTTAGAAGCATCAGACTACGCGAAGCCTATATTTGTCTATATTGACTCAGAGGGTGGTGATATTGACGCTGGGTTTGCTATTTTTAATATGATACGGTTTGTGAAACCTAAAGTTTTTACAATTGGAGTTGGGCTTGTGGCTAGTGCTGGTGCTTTGATATTCTTAGCTTCAGACTCAAAGAGTAGATTTTCTTTGCCACGTGCAAGATATCTGTTGCATCAGCCTTTAAGTGGTTTTAAAGGCGTCGCTACGGATATTGAGATTTATGCAAACGAACTTAATAAAATTAAGAGGGAGCTTAATGATATTATTGCAAAAGAAACAGGACAGAAGCTTTCTAGGGTAGAAAAGGATACTGATAGAGATTTTTGGTTAACTAGTGAAGATGCAATGAAATATGGTCTTGTCTTTAAGATTGTTGAAACTAGACTTGAACTTGAGAAATCTATTACTTAG
- a CDS encoding DUF368 domain-containing protein, giving the protein MIGIANLIPGISGGTLALTLGIYYRIIYSCSDLIRTKGKENITFLVVLSFGMLTSIVVLSKVLKIYLLDGETGEACLTMFFIGLITGSVFSIKKEIKMRESNNQGKTAKYFLFLCGFFSVLFLLIMESYNLSFDTSKYQDKKSIEYYLLIASSGMISGSAVILPGISGSLLLLNLGVYKEIVIIVSDFNTTLCTIFGIFAAIGAGITTLLVKKAIDRHLIKFLYLSTGLISGSVLQMLLSITKLNLNPSLSFFIIPTILLIAGLHINKMSEHIKGEGTSGKVIYTEDRT; this is encoded by the coding sequence TTGATCGGTATTGCCAACTTAATACCTGGAATCTCGGGTGGAACATTGGCACTCACTCTAGGAATTTATTATAGAATAATATATTCGTGCTCAGACCTCATTAGGACAAAGGGGAAAGAGAATATAACCTTTCTTGTAGTGCTTTCTTTTGGTATGCTGACCTCAATAGTGGTACTTTCGAAAGTATTGAAAATTTATCTCTTAGATGGAGAGACTGGGGAGGCATGTTTAACGATGTTTTTCATCGGATTAATTACAGGAAGCGTATTTAGCATAAAAAAAGAAATTAAAATGAGAGAATCCAATAATCAAGGCAAAACTGCGAAATACTTCCTATTCTTATGCGGTTTTTTTTCTGTGTTGTTTCTTCTGATCATGGAAAGCTATAATTTATCATTTGATACATCCAAGTATCAAGACAAAAAATCGATAGAGTACTACCTACTGATTGCTAGCTCAGGTATGATAAGCGGGTCTGCTGTAATCCTACCGGGAATTTCAGGCTCGCTATTACTGTTAAATCTTGGGGTCTATAAAGAAATCGTAATTATTGTCTCTGATTTTAATACAACGCTGTGCACAATATTCGGTATATTCGCAGCAATAGGAGCAGGGATTACAACCCTACTCGTTAAAAAAGCAATAGACAGGCATCTGATTAAATTCCTCTATCTGTCAACAGGTTTAATATCAGGTTCAGTTCTACAAATGCTACTCAGCATTACGAAGCTCAACTTAAACCCCTCCCTCTCATTCTTTATAATCCCCACCATTCTGCTCATCGCAGGACTTCACATAAACAAAATGTCTGAACACATAAAAGGCGAAGGCACTTCTGGCAAAGTGATCTATACCGAAGACCGGACTTGA
- a CDS encoding nucleoside triphosphate pyrophosphohydrolase family protein, giving the protein MTNLKTLKNVYKGDVTELNEYQIRAREIGEYENKREELILTILELAEETGEVIEKIKKLIRDKDYVLDDEYLLSIKKELGNVLWYISNLSADLGVTLEDIAITNLEKLKKRHEDDTINGEGDER; this is encoded by the coding sequence ATTACTAATTTAAAAACATTAAAAAATGTATATAAGGGTGATGTTACGGAGTTGAATGAATATCAAATTCGAGCAAGGGAAATTGGTGAATACGAGAACAAAAGGGAAGAATTAATCTTAACGATACTTGAACTTGCAGAGGAAACAGGCGAGGTTATAGAAAAAATAAAAAAACTGATTCGAGATAAGGACTATGTCCTTGATGATGAGTATTTACTATCTATTAAGAAAGAACTTGGTAATGTGCTGTGGTACATTTCAAACTTAAGCGCTGATCTTGGGGTAACCCTTGAAGATATTGCAATTACTAATTTAGAGAAATTAAAAAAAAGACATGAAGATGATACTATCAATGGTGAAGGGGATGAACGATAG
- a CDS encoding M23 family metallopeptidase: MSRVILGLGVVFSFLHFNCLYSYPEIKNFSNKDPVFFDLRSKVSKYNKRENVPLFIYSYRVKKGDTFFKVANKVNGWQASIATVNLLDSPSLSEGQEILIPSKKGLYILNNKKHRFNNLLLATRDLTKAEKIKVKRDDKIYEFYFFDSTQQPDLSFFSNTEMLFFLNSDFIFPLKKFIVTSDFGVRADPFTGVDSFHTGIDLAAPMDSLVFCSSYGVVVVVGYNDIYGNFVVVEHKNNIKSLYGHLNSYVVRRGDVLKTGDVIGRVGQTGRSTGPHLHFEILKKDTPINPVKILK, translated from the coding sequence GTGAGTAGAGTCATTCTTGGGTTAGGAGTGGTTTTCTCCTTTCTACATTTTAATTGTCTTTATTCTTATCCTGAGATAAAAAATTTCTCAAATAAGGATCCTGTTTTTTTTGATCTTAGGTCAAAAGTTTCTAAATACAATAAGAGGGAAAATGTTCCCTTATTTATTTACTCGTATAGGGTAAAAAAGGGAGATACTTTTTTCAAGGTTGCAAATAAGGTAAATGGGTGGCAGGCTAGTATTGCTACGGTTAATTTACTGGATTCTCCTTCTTTAAGTGAGGGACAAGAAATTTTAATTCCTAGTAAGAAAGGCCTTTATATTCTTAATAATAAGAAGCACAGATTTAATAATTTACTTTTAGCTACAAGAGACTTAACGAAGGCAGAAAAGATAAAGGTTAAAAGAGACGATAAAATTTATGAATTTTATTTTTTCGATTCTACCCAGCAACCAGATTTGAGTTTTTTTTCAAACACAGAGATGCTTTTTTTTCTAAATTCTGATTTTATTTTTCCTTTAAAGAAATTTATTGTTACTTCTGATTTTGGTGTTAGGGCAGATCCCTTTACTGGTGTCGATAGCTTTCATACAGGCATAGATCTTGCGGCACCAATGGATTCCCTAGTCTTTTGCTCATCTTATGGTGTTGTAGTTGTAGTTGGCTATAATGATATTTATGGGAATTTTGTTGTTGTTGAGCATAAAAACAACATTAAGTCTCTTTATGGTCATCTTAATTCTTATGTTGTGCGTAGGGGAGATGTTTTAAAAACAGGAGATGTTATTGGTAGGGTAGGCCAGACGGGACGGTCAACAGGACCCCATCTACATTTTGAAATATTAAAGAAGGATACTCCAATCAATCCTGTTAAAATTTTAAAGTAG
- a CDS encoding sigma-54 dependent transcriptional regulator encodes MSKVLVADDEKNIREGIATYLEEEGFFVFTASDGEEALETIENEKIDAVISDLRMPHLSGEQLLKIAKDKNSDIPFIILTAHGTVDSAVDAMREGAYDFLTKPVDLERLLLVIKRALNDRHDKIHESISSESIIVRKDLNYYERILGKSLVMQKTLELVKKIAKSKASVLITGESGVGKEVIADAIFDLSNRNDKPFIKVNCAALSESILESELFGHEKGAFTGAICQKKGRFELADKGTIFLDEIVETSPEVQVKLLRVLQNKTFERVGGESTMQVDIRLLTATNKDIEEEIKKGRFREDLFYRLNIININIPPLRERKDDIQNLTNILIKSVANENNREEKSLSGDAMKALYAYDWPGNIRELKNVLESALILSKGKQIVKDDLPPKIKSNTNQIVKITLPIGISLKEAEREIIKQTLLYSKHNKSKCAEILKIGRKTLHNKITEYEDYDIN; translated from the coding sequence ATGAGTAAGGTACTTGTAGCGGACGATGAAAAAAACATACGGGAAGGAATAGCAACCTATCTGGAAGAGGAGGGTTTTTTTGTATTTACTGCTAGTGACGGAGAAGAAGCACTTGAAACAATTGAAAATGAAAAAATTGATGCTGTGATATCCGACCTTAGAATGCCTCATTTATCAGGAGAGCAATTATTAAAAATCGCAAAAGATAAAAACTCAGACATACCTTTCATTATCCTTACAGCACACGGAACAGTTGATTCAGCAGTTGATGCTATGAGAGAAGGTGCTTATGATTTTTTAACAAAGCCGGTTGACCTTGAAAGGCTATTACTCGTAATAAAGAGAGCCTTAAATGACCGACATGATAAAATTCATGAAAGTATATCCTCAGAAAGTATTATTGTCAGAAAGGATTTAAACTACTACGAGCGTATACTTGGTAAATCTCTTGTTATGCAAAAAACGTTAGAATTAGTCAAAAAAATTGCTAAATCAAAGGCGTCTGTTCTAATTACGGGGGAAAGCGGAGTTGGGAAAGAAGTAATAGCAGACGCCATTTTTGACCTATCAAATAGAAATGATAAACCTTTCATTAAAGTAAATTGTGCAGCTCTTTCTGAGAGTATACTTGAAAGCGAACTTTTTGGCCATGAAAAAGGAGCGTTCACAGGTGCAATTTGTCAAAAAAAAGGTAGATTTGAACTTGCCGATAAGGGAACAATATTTTTGGATGAAATAGTAGAAACATCACCTGAGGTTCAAGTGAAACTGTTAAGAGTACTTCAAAATAAAACATTTGAACGAGTAGGTGGAGAATCCACCATGCAAGTTGACATCAGACTGTTAACAGCAACAAATAAAGATATTGAGGAAGAAATCAAGAAAGGCAGATTTAGGGAAGATTTATTTTATAGACTAAACATAATAAATATCAATATCCCACCCTTAAGAGAGAGAAAAGATGACATACAAAATCTAACAAACATATTGATTAAAAGCGTCGCTAATGAAAACAATAGAGAAGAAAAAAGCCTCTCCGGCGATGCAATGAAAGCTCTTTACGCATACGATTGGCCAGGCAATATTAGAGAATTAAAAAATGTACTTGAAAGTGCCCTAATACTCTCTAAAGGCAAACAAATTGTAAAAGATGACTTACCACCAAAGATTAAGAGTAACACAAATCAAATAGTAAAAATAACATTACCAATAGGCATAAGCTTAAAAGAAGCAGAAAGAGAAATCATTAAACAAACACTCCTATATTCTAAACACAATAAAAGCAAATGTGCCGAAATACTTAAAATAGGAAGAAAAACTCTTCACAACAAAATAACAGAATACGAAGACTACGACATTAACTAA
- a CDS encoding nitrogen regulation protein NR(II), giving the protein MSKFFKKALSKLNKLSSEQKLKFIQDLYRKIEIYDGIFASINEGILVLDKLNNIIYLNKMLFQILTLNPETKLETLSDIQIPTLTNLIEELTINEDKIIGYEFQISTNMFIKISFMPYVKDQRLEGNIILIEDIKDKKHKEELFRRAEALAAFTRHARNIAHEIKNPLGAIDINLQLLKKEIDRQELKSTKANNYFRIIKEEINRMDKTVTDFLLTVRPIKIMAEKRNINDIVESVYNLLNPELENKDIKLLLHPKKVSPVLVDEKLLRQVIINIIKNAEEALIESNKRMKKIDISIQESKDKIYIIIKDNGDGIKDETKDEIFKPQFSTKEKGSGIGLTISYKIVKEHGGEIFVESKNMKGTTFTITLPKLNTDKILIEGYLENE; this is encoded by the coding sequence ATGAGTAAATTTTTTAAAAAAGCCTTATCTAAGTTAAATAAACTATCAAGCGAACAAAAACTTAAGTTTATCCAAGATCTATATAGGAAAATAGAAATATATGATGGAATTTTTGCATCCATTAATGAAGGCATTCTTGTGCTTGATAAACTTAACAACATAATTTATCTAAATAAAATGCTATTCCAAATATTGACTCTAAATCCTGAGACTAAACTAGAAACCCTTAGCGATATTCAGATTCCAACCCTAACGAACTTAATAGAAGAATTAACCATAAATGAAGACAAAATAATAGGGTATGAATTTCAAATTTCAACGAATATGTTCATTAAAATATCATTTATGCCGTATGTTAAAGACCAAAGGCTTGAGGGGAACATTATTCTAATCGAGGACATTAAAGATAAAAAACACAAAGAAGAACTTTTCAGAAGAGCAGAAGCTCTAGCTGCCTTTACAAGACATGCAAGAAATATCGCACACGAGATTAAAAACCCGCTGGGAGCAATTGACATAAATTTACAGCTACTTAAGAAAGAGATAGACAGGCAAGAGCTTAAAAGCACTAAAGCAAATAATTACTTTAGAATAATAAAAGAAGAAATAAACAGGATGGATAAAACTGTAACAGATTTTCTGTTAACAGTAAGACCTATTAAGATAATGGCTGAAAAGAGAAATATCAATGACATCGTGGAGAGTGTATATAATTTGCTAAATCCAGAGTTAGAGAACAAAGACATTAAGCTACTTCTTCATCCTAAAAAAGTAAGCCCTGTTTTGGTTGACGAAAAACTTTTAAGGCAAGTCATAATCAACATAATAAAAAACGCAGAAGAAGCTCTAATTGAATCAAATAAAAGAATGAAAAAAATAGATATTTCTATCCAAGAGAGTAAAGATAAAATATATATCATAATAAAAGACAATGGAGACGGCATTAAAGATGAAACAAAAGATGAAATATTTAAGCCACAATTTAGCACAAAAGAGAAGGGAAGTGGCATAGGGCTTACTATTTCTTATAAAATAGTAAAAGAACACGGAGGTGAAATTTTCGTAGAGAGCAAGAACATGAAAGGAACAACTTTTACAATCACTCTTCCAAAATTGAACACAGACAAAATTTTAATTGAAGGATATTTAGAAAATGAGTAA
- a CDS encoding CvpA family protein, with product MLEYAPVKITGIADILIIIIFISLGFRGFLRGFIKEIGGFVEVFALIFLLYNKTHNFQVFVSPILELSYIQALLAFFLLIHIGFLVLQSLVESMVSHLQLLFFNRILGLMLGLFEAFGIIAIVVYLIHSQQIFKPSYFLEGSTLLEYLNPGINYFFKLSKTP from the coding sequence ATGCTAGAATACGCCCCTGTTAAAATAACTGGAATAGCCGACATATTAATAATAATAATTTTTATTTCACTGGGGTTTAGGGGCTTTTTAAGGGGATTTATTAAAGAAATTGGTGGGTTTGTTGAAGTATTTGCTTTAATATTTTTACTTTATAATAAGACGCATAACTTTCAAGTGTTTGTATCTCCAATACTTGAGCTGTCCTATATTCAGGCATTGTTAGCATTTTTCTTATTAATACACATAGGGTTTTTAGTATTGCAATCTCTAGTTGAATCAATGGTAAGCCATCTTCAACTACTATTCTTTAATAGAATACTTGGGCTAATGCTTGGTTTATTTGAAGCATTTGGAATAATTGCAATTGTAGTTTATCTAATTCACTCGCAGCAAATCTTTAAGCCTTCATACTTTTTAGAGGGAAGCACATTACTTGAATATCTTAATCCTGGAATAAACTATTTTTTCAAATTATCAAAAACACCATAA
- the murG gene encoding undecaprenyldiphospho-muramoylpentapeptide beta-N-acetylglucosaminyltransferase — MKNRRVIFFTGGGTGGHIFPGIAIIESLREIDKNVEFFWLGRKESMESKIIREYPYIKFIEIPSGKLRRYFSLQNFSDFLKVMLGIVQSFFAIKKYKPQIIYATGGFVSSPPIIAASLLKVKKITHEMDLDPGLATKINSKFVNTIYISFKESIKYFKNKNVVYTGSPIRSEFTNPNPNIIKELSCNTAKPIISLLGGSLGADTLNRIAYSIKDKIDAYFIHQCGKNLTETRANNYLRRQFFNAEEMSSIIKFSDIIISRAGAGAIKEFANAGACVILIPFEKGSRGDQVRNAKLLEEQNACLTVKEKNLHESVLIDAIQEILSNQEKSEILRHNIKKFHKQGSSNLIANILLKEFEAMEC, encoded by the coding sequence ATGAAAAACAGAAGAGTAATATTTTTTACGGGAGGTGGTACAGGAGGGCATATTTTCCCAGGAATAGCGATAATTGAAAGCCTAAGAGAAATAGACAAGAATGTCGAATTCTTCTGGCTAGGCCGAAAAGAATCAATGGAATCTAAAATTATAAGAGAGTATCCCTACATTAAGTTTATTGAAATTCCGTCTGGAAAACTTAGAAGATATTTCTCATTACAAAATTTTAGTGATTTTTTGAAGGTTATGCTTGGAATAGTTCAAAGCTTTTTTGCTATAAAAAAGTATAAACCCCAAATTATATATGCAACTGGTGGTTTTGTATCAAGTCCTCCAATCATAGCAGCAAGTCTTCTCAAGGTAAAAAAAATAACACATGAGATGGATCTTGACCCTGGTCTTGCAACAAAGATCAACTCAAAATTTGTAAACACAATATACATCAGCTTTAAAGAAAGCATCAAATATTTTAAAAACAAAAATGTCGTATATACAGGATCACCAATAAGATCAGAATTTACAAATCCAAATCCAAACATCATAAAAGAACTGTCTTGCAACACAGCAAAACCTATTATTAGCTTACTGGGAGGATCTCTTGGGGCAGATACTTTAAATAGAATAGCCTATAGCATCAAAGATAAAATTGATGCTTATTTTATACACCAGTGTGGGAAAAATCTGACCGAAACTAGAGCAAATAATTATCTGAGACGCCAATTCTTTAATGCAGAAGAAATGTCAAGTATAATCAAATTTTCAGACATTATAATCAGTAGAGCTGGGGCTGGAGCTATTAAAGAATTTGCCAATGCTGGTGCATGTGTAATACTTATTCCATTTGAAAAAGGATCAAGGGGCGATCAAGTTAGAAATGCAAAACTACTAGAAGAGCAAAATGCATGCTTAACAGTAAAGGAAAAAAATCTACATGAGAGTGTCTTAATAGATGCTATACAGGAAATATTGAGTAATCAAGAAAAGTCTGAAATATTAAGACATAATATAAAAAAATTTCATAAACAAGGTTCATCAAACCTAATAGCCAATATCTTATTAAAGGAATTTGAGGCAATGGAATGCTAG
- a CDS encoding pyridoxamine kinase, translating to MKRVLAMHDISTTGRTSLTMCIPVISSFNMQVCPFVTAVLSATTAYEEFEIVDLTNKLEKFILSWEKQNINFNIFYSGFLGSNNQQKIIKNMFKILKFEKIIIDPVFADNGLLYPIFDQKIVSGFHSLIKHADIITPNITELKMLTNTEKINNKDEIIRAILSLETHGVTVVTSVEKGDLIGTVAYDPKTKEYSEFFLEKLERNFSGTGDLFASLLIGYLEKLEIRQALEKATRVIHSIIKYSIENNISQKEGVQIEQFLKNNFHTIQDNS from the coding sequence ATGAAAAGAGTATTGGCTATGCATGACATTTCGACCACGGGGCGCACATCGCTTACAATGTGCATCCCAGTTATATCATCATTTAATATGCAAGTTTGTCCCTTTGTAACCGCTGTTCTCTCCGCAACAACAGCTTATGAAGAATTTGAAATAGTAGATTTAACAAATAAACTAGAAAAGTTTATCTTGTCTTGGGAAAAGCAAAACATAAACTTTAACATATTTTATAGCGGGTTTCTTGGAAGCAATAATCAACAAAAGATCATAAAGAACATGTTCAAGATATTAAAGTTTGAAAAAATAATAATTGATCCTGTGTTTGCAGACAATGGACTACTCTACCCCATTTTTGACCAAAAAATTGTAAGTGGATTTCACAGTTTAATAAAACACGCAGACATCATAACACCTAACATAACAGAACTTAAAATGCTAACTAACACAGAAAAGATAAATAATAAAGATGAAATAATTAGAGCCATATTAAGCCTTGAAACACATGGAGTAACAGTAGTTACCAGTGTAGAAAAAGGCGATCTTATTGGTACCGTTGCCTATGACCCAAAAACAAAGGAATATTCAGAATTTTTCTTAGAAAAATTGGAACGAAACTTTAGCGGGACTGGAGATTTATTTGCTAGCTTGTTAATAGGATATCTGGAAAAATTAGAGATAAGACAAGCCTTGGAAAAAGCAACTCGAGTCATTCACTCAATAATAAAATACTCTATTGAAAATAATATCTCTCAAAAAGAGGGTGTTCAAATTGAACAATTCTTAAAAAATAATTTTCATACTATTCAAGATAATTCTTAA
- the tsaD gene encoding tRNA (adenosine(37)-N6)-threonylcarbamoyltransferase complex transferase subunit TsaD: protein MKVLGIESSCDDCCAAIVEDGTRILSNVKLSQDEHKKYYGVVPEIASRLHTEFIMYVCKKALEDARINASDIDLIAVTSKPGLIGSLIVGINFAKGLSIALKKPLICIDHILGHLYSPLMTEKIEYPFLSLVLSGGHTILAKQNNFDSVQILGRTLDDACGEAFDKIAKHYNMGFPGGPNIERLARSGNEYAFNFPITIFEKKENWYDFSYSGLKTACTHQIEKFKDKNEKITKNDIAASFQRAAFEILLNPIKRAIKTTNIKKLVISGGVAGNLYLREKIKNLAIEAYYPPIDLCTDNGAMIAGIGYHMYLKYGASPIETDASSRIKTYKYNREVKL, encoded by the coding sequence ATGAAAGTGCTTGGAATAGAGAGCTCATGTGATGACTGCTGTGCAGCTATCGTAGAAGATGGCACTAGAATATTAAGCAATGTTAAACTCAGTCAAGACGAACATAAGAAGTACTATGGCGTGGTTCCAGAAATTGCCTCAAGATTACATACAGAGTTTATTATGTATGTCTGCAAGAAAGCTTTAGAAGATGCCCGAATTAATGCTTCAGATATTGATTTAATAGCAGTTACATCTAAACCAGGACTTATTGGTTCTTTAATTGTTGGAATAAATTTTGCAAAAGGATTATCAATTGCACTCAAGAAACCCTTAATTTGCATTGATCATATTTTAGGCCATCTCTACTCCCCCTTAATGACTGAAAAAATAGAATACCCATTCCTATCTTTAGTACTAAGTGGAGGACACACAATACTTGCAAAACAAAATAATTTTGATAGTGTTCAAATACTTGGACGCACCCTTGATGATGCTTGCGGAGAAGCATTTGACAAGATAGCAAAGCATTATAACATGGGTTTCCCAGGTGGCCCCAATATAGAAAGGCTAGCCAGGAGTGGAAACGAATATGCATTTAATTTCCCAATTACAATTTTTGAAAAAAAAGAAAATTGGTATGACTTTTCGTATTCGGGGCTTAAAACGGCATGCACACATCAAATTGAAAAATTTAAAGACAAAAACGAGAAAATAACAAAAAATGACATCGCTGCAAGCTTCCAAAGAGCAGCTTTTGAAATTCTACTAAATCCAATCAAAAGAGCAATAAAGACTACAAATATAAAAAAATTAGTAATATCTGGAGGCGTTGCTGGCAATCTTTATCTAAGAGAAAAAATCAAAAATCTTGCAATAGAAGCTTACTATCCCCCAATAGACCTTTGTACAGATAATGGAGCAATGATTGCAGGAATTGGATATCACATGTACTTAAAATACGGAGCAAGTCCAATTGAAACCGATGCAAGTTCAAGAATAAAAACGTATAAATATAACAGGGAAGTGAAGTTATGA
- a CDS encoding divergent polysaccharide deacetylase family protein, with the protein MFVLIKGNRTKIAISFFLITIVGAVILLFSGLAYIKNNAVSVNLDFRKKLEKVKKENSMRDKKRLKAHTLKPEFYLVIDDVGYDEFMLEKFIKINLKINFAIIPFLSKSMYAYNRLISENKITMIHFPMQSKHQNSIEKFHINIDDNENTVRTKIEKTFKEYPNAKIMNNHMGSLITSNEKIMKTILTKLKEEDRYFFDSFTTKESISIKIGEKIGVRVERRDIFLDNKDNERDVIASLEKAKQIARIKGTVKVIGHIWSKNTLKILKQESESLNKEFEFKNLLNLYEKESSNESAWNRELM; encoded by the coding sequence ATTTTTGTTTTAATAAAGGGGAATAGAACGAAAATTGCAATATCGTTCTTTTTAATTACTATCGTTGGTGCGGTAATTTTGCTGTTCTCTGGCCTTGCATACATTAAGAATAATGCAGTATCGGTTAACCTGGATTTCAGAAAAAAGCTAGAAAAAGTTAAGAAAGAGAATTCCATGAGAGATAAAAAAAGACTCAAGGCTCATACTTTAAAGCCTGAGTTTTATCTTGTCATTGATGATGTCGGATACGATGAATTTATGTTGGAAAAATTTATAAAAATTAACCTGAAAATCAACTTTGCAATTATCCCTTTTTTATCTAAATCAATGTATGCCTACAATAGGCTAATAAGTGAAAACAAAATTACAATGATTCATTTCCCAATGCAATCGAAACATCAAAATTCGATAGAAAAATTTCACATCAACATTGACGACAATGAAAACACGGTACGAACAAAAATTGAGAAAACATTTAAAGAATACCCCAATGCAAAAATAATGAATAATCACATGGGAAGCCTTATTACCTCAAACGAAAAAATAATGAAAACTATTTTAACTAAACTTAAAGAAGAAGACAGATATTTTTTCGACAGCTTCACTACTAAAGAAAGCATATCAATAAAAATTGGAGAAAAAATTGGCGTCAGGGTAGAAAGAAGGGATATCTTCCTGGATAATAAAGATAATGAAAGGGATGTCATTGCATCGCTCGAGAAGGCAAAACAAATAGCGAGAATCAAGGGAACTGTGAAAGTAATAGGGCATATTTGGTCAAAAAACACCCTCAAAATACTCAAACAAGAATCAGAAAGCCTAAATAAGGAATTCGAATTTAAAAACTTATTAAACCTTTATGAAAAAGAGAGTAGCAATGAAAGTGCTTGGAATAGAGAGCTCATGTGA
- a CDS encoding RNA polymerase sigma factor RpoD/SigA — protein sequence MNIFSNEDLNIYLKSVREHRLITHEEEVELAAQIKRGDMKAKNKMINANLRLVLKIIKRYAGKGLKIEDLIQEGNLGLIRAAEKYDPSKNTKFSTYASFWIKQSLQRALNTKTRLVKVPYRKENLILQINKYLMEEEKYPKKEDIMEKFNLTPAQYIKIIPYLEKEYSLDKEIEGSENSTLLNLYEDNSFNPESTLEQNSTLNHLNHILDTKLNHKERYIIRKRYNLDNNDKKSTLKDISSELGISSETVRQIEKRVLKKLREELYQ from the coding sequence GTGAATATCTTTAGTAACGAGGATTTAAATATCTATTTAAAGTCAGTAAGAGAGCACAGACTGATAACGCATGAGGAAGAGGTTGAACTTGCTGCTCAGATTAAGCGTGGAGATATGAAGGCCAAAAATAAAATGATTAACGCTAATTTGCGCCTAGTCTTGAAAATAATTAAGAGATACGCTGGGAAAGGCTTAAAAATTGAAGACTTAATTCAGGAAGGTAACTTAGGGTTAATAAGGGCTGCTGAGAAATATGATCCGAGCAAAAATACCAAATTTTCAACCTATGCTTCCTTTTGGATTAAGCAATCTCTCCAAAGAGCATTAAATACTAAGACTAGACTTGTAAAGGTGCCTTATAGGAAAGAAAACTTAATACTACAGATAAACAAATATCTCATGGAAGAAGAAAAATACCCCAAGAAAGAAGATATAATGGAAAAATTTAATTTAACTCCCGCTCAATACATAAAAATCATTCCATATCTTGAAAAAGAATATTCTCTTGACAAAGAAATTGAGGGATCAGAAAATTCCACACTCTTAAATCTTTATGAGGACAACTCTTTTAATCCCGAAAGTACTCTTGAGCAAAACTCTACTTTGAATCACTTAAATCATATATTAGATACCAAGTTAAACCACAAAGAGAGATATATCATAAGAAAGAGATACAACCTTGATAACAATGATAAAAAAAGTACGCTGAAAGACATTTCTAGTGAACTTGGGATATCTTCAGAAACTGTAAGGCAAATTGAAAAAAGAGTGCTTAAAAAGCTTAGAGAAGAACTTTACCAATAA